From Streptomyces zhihengii, the proteins below share one genomic window:
- a CDS encoding dolichyl-phosphate-mannose--protein mannosyltransferase, whose amino-acid sequence MTSTAPPTYEGSEGKEAPPQPPGRLQRLRRFGYTPRPVIGLRERLVPPYTRPSGGLWPVLGIRRADADVLLRLSAWGGPLLVALVAGLLRFWNLGKPHAVIFDETYYAKDAWALINQGYEGSWPKDVDKRILVDGSAVAPPVDPGYVVHPPVGKWVIGLGEKMFDFTPFGWRFMVAVLGTLSVLMLCRIGRRLFRSTFLGCLAGLLLAVDGLHFVMSRTALLDLVLMFFVLAAFGALLLDRDWTRRRMAAALPEDPGGVLRPDAGIAASLRFGWRPWRLTAGVMLGLAAGTKWNGLFVMAAFCVMSVLWDVGTRRTAGAVRPYQAVLRHDLVPAFVSTVPVALATYVLSWTGWIVTDKGYHRQWASTGPGRDSAWNWLFPDWLRSLWHYESQVYTFHVGLTDGHTYESNPWSWLVVGRPVSYFYEDPSAGTGGCPAGTADKCAAEVLALGTPLLWWAACFALLYVAWRWLFRRDWRAGAILCAFLAGWAPWLHYQERTIFLFYAVVFVPFLCLAVAMMIGAILGPPGSDERRRAVGAIGAGVLVLLIVWNFIYFYPIYTGQPIPMDEWRNRMWLDTWV is encoded by the coding sequence GTGACCAGTACCGCGCCTCCCACCTACGAGGGCTCCGAGGGCAAGGAAGCCCCGCCGCAGCCGCCCGGCCGGCTCCAGCGCCTGCGCCGGTTCGGCTACACGCCCCGGCCGGTGATCGGCCTGCGCGAACGCCTCGTGCCGCCCTACACCCGTCCCTCCGGCGGACTGTGGCCGGTGCTCGGCATCCGGCGCGCCGACGCGGACGTCCTGCTGCGGCTCTCCGCCTGGGGCGGTCCGCTGCTCGTGGCGCTCGTCGCGGGGCTGCTGCGGTTCTGGAACCTGGGCAAGCCGCACGCGGTGATATTCGACGAGACGTACTACGCGAAGGACGCCTGGGCGCTCATCAACCAGGGGTACGAGGGCAGTTGGCCCAAGGACGTCGACAAGCGGATCCTGGTGGACGGCTCGGCCGTGGCGCCGCCCGTCGATCCCGGGTACGTGGTGCATCCGCCGGTCGGCAAGTGGGTCATCGGCCTCGGCGAGAAGATGTTCGACTTCACGCCGTTCGGTTGGCGGTTCATGGTGGCCGTGCTCGGCACCCTGTCGGTGCTGATGCTGTGCCGCATCGGGCGCCGGCTGTTCCGCTCCACGTTCCTCGGGTGTCTCGCGGGCCTCCTGCTGGCCGTGGACGGGCTGCACTTCGTGATGAGCCGCACGGCACTGCTCGACCTGGTGCTGATGTTCTTCGTGCTGGCCGCGTTCGGGGCGCTGCTGCTGGACCGCGACTGGACCCGCCGGCGGATGGCCGCCGCGCTGCCCGAGGACCCCGGCGGGGTGCTGCGGCCCGACGCGGGCATCGCTGCCTCGCTGCGCTTCGGCTGGCGGCCGTGGCGGCTGACGGCGGGCGTGATGCTCGGCCTGGCGGCCGGCACCAAGTGGAACGGCCTGTTCGTGATGGCCGCGTTCTGTGTGATGAGCGTGCTGTGGGACGTCGGCACCCGGCGCACCGCGGGCGCGGTCCGCCCGTACCAGGCGGTGCTGCGGCACGACCTGGTGCCCGCGTTCGTCTCCACCGTCCCGGTCGCGCTGGCCACCTATGTGCTGTCCTGGACGGGCTGGATCGTCACCGACAAGGGCTACCACCGCCAGTGGGCGAGCACCGGCCCCGGGCGGGACAGCGCCTGGAACTGGCTGTTCCCGGACTGGCTGCGCAGCCTGTGGCACTACGAGTCGCAGGTCTACACGTTCCATGTGGGGCTCACGGACGGCCACACCTACGAGTCCAACCCGTGGAGCTGGCTCGTGGTCGGCCGCCCGGTCTCGTACTTCTACGAGGACCCGTCCGCGGGCACCGGCGGCTGCCCCGCGGGCACGGCCGACAAGTGCGCGGCCGAGGTCCTGGCGCTCGGCACCCCGCTGCTGTGGTGGGCCGCCTGCTTCGCCCTGCTCTACGTGGCCTGGCGCTGGCTGTTCCGCCGCGACTGGCGCGCGGGCGCCATCCTGTGCGCCTTCCTGGCGGGCTGGGCCCCGTGGCTGCACTACCAGGAGCGCACGATCTTCCTGTTCTACGCGGTGGTGTTCGTGCCGTTCCTCTGCCTGGCCGTCGCCATGATGATCGGCGCGATCCTCGGCCCACCGGGCTCCGACGAACGCCGCCGCGCGGTGGGCGCCATCGGCGCGGGTGTGCTGGTGCTGCTGATCGTGTGGAACTTCATCTACTTCTATCCGATCTATACCGGCCAGCCGATCCCGATGGACGAGTGGCGCAACCGGATGTGGCTCGACACCTGGGTGTAG
- the rsmI gene encoding 16S rRNA (cytidine(1402)-2'-O)-methyltransferase produces MGFVTGTPGTLVLAGTPIGDVADAPPRLAAELADADIVAAEDTRRLRRLTQALGVHIGGRVVSYFEGNESARTPELVEALAGGARVLLVTDAGMPSVSDPGYRLVAAAVEQDIKVTAVPGPSAVLTALALSGLPVDRFCFEGFLPRKAGERLARLREVGQERRTLVYFEAPHRLDDTLAAMAEVFGADRRAAVCRELTKTYEEVKRGGLGDLAVWAADGVRGEITVVVEGAPEAGPAELDAAELVRRVRVREEAGERRKEAIAAVAADTGLPKREVFDAVVAAKHAESAGKAAGAAGR; encoded by the coding sequence ATGGGGTTTGTGACTGGAACACCCGGAACGCTCGTCCTCGCAGGCACCCCCATCGGCGACGTCGCGGACGCGCCGCCCCGGCTCGCGGCGGAGCTGGCGGACGCCGACATCGTCGCCGCCGAAGACACCCGGCGGCTGCGCCGCCTCACCCAGGCCCTCGGCGTGCACATCGGCGGGCGCGTCGTGTCCTACTTCGAGGGCAACGAGTCCGCCCGCACGCCCGAACTCGTCGAGGCCCTCGCCGGCGGCGCCCGGGTGCTGCTGGTCACCGACGCCGGGATGCCGTCCGTCTCCGACCCCGGCTACCGGCTGGTCGCGGCGGCGGTCGAGCAGGACATCAAGGTCACCGCCGTCCCCGGGCCCTCCGCCGTGCTCACCGCGCTCGCGCTCTCCGGGCTCCCCGTGGACCGCTTCTGCTTCGAGGGCTTCCTGCCCCGCAAGGCCGGCGAGCGCCTCGCCCGGCTGCGCGAGGTCGGACAGGAACGGCGCACCCTGGTCTACTTCGAGGCCCCGCACCGGCTCGACGACACCCTCGCCGCGATGGCCGAGGTCTTCGGCGCCGACCGGCGCGCCGCCGTGTGCCGAGAGCTGACCAAGACCTACGAGGAGGTCAAGCGCGGCGGCCTCGGCGACCTCGCGGTCTGGGCCGCCGACGGCGTGCGCGGCGAGATCACCGTCGTCGTCGAGGGCGCCCCCGAGGCCGGCCCCGCCGAGCTGGACGCGGCGGAACTGGTGCGCAGGGTGCGGGTGCGCGAGGAGGCGGGCGAGCGGCGCAAGGAGGCCATCGCGGCGGTCGCCGCCGACACCGGCCTGCCCAAGCGGGAGGTCTTCGACGCCGTCGTCGCGGCGAAGCACGCGGAGAGCGCCGGGAAGGCGGCGGGCGCCGCGGGACGGTAG
- a CDS encoding TatD family hydrolase, with protein MSSKSAPPPLPEPLGVAVADSHTHLDMQDGTVEEALARAAAVGVTTVVQVGCDLEGSRWAAETAAAHPEVHAAVALHPNEAPRIVLGDPDGWSRQGARQAGGDTALDDALTGIDRLAALDAVKAVGETGLDTFRTGPEGMAAQERSFRAHIEIAKRRGKALVIHDREAHADVLRILDEEGAPERTVFHCYSGDAEMAEICAAKGYFMSFAGNVTFKNAQPLRDALAVAPAELVLVETDAPFLTPAPYRGRPNAPYLIPVTLRAMAEVRGVHEDTLAAAIAANTARAFGY; from the coding sequence ATGAGCTCGAAGTCCGCACCGCCGCCGCTGCCCGAACCGCTCGGGGTGGCGGTCGCCGATTCGCACACCCACCTGGACATGCAGGACGGCACCGTCGAGGAGGCCCTCGCCAGGGCCGCCGCCGTCGGTGTCACCACCGTCGTCCAGGTGGGCTGCGACCTGGAGGGCTCCCGCTGGGCGGCCGAGACGGCCGCCGCCCACCCGGAGGTCCACGCGGCGGTCGCGCTGCATCCCAACGAGGCGCCGCGGATCGTGCTGGGGGACCCCGACGGCTGGTCGCGCCAGGGCGCGCGGCAGGCCGGCGGCGACACCGCCCTCGACGACGCGCTCACCGGGATCGACCGGCTCGCCGCGCTCGACGCGGTCAAGGCGGTCGGCGAGACCGGGCTCGACACGTTCCGCACCGGACCGGAGGGAATGGCCGCGCAGGAGCGGTCCTTCCGCGCCCATATCGAGATCGCCAAACGCCGCGGAAAGGCGCTCGTGATCCACGACCGGGAGGCGCACGCGGACGTGCTGCGCATTCTCGACGAGGAGGGCGCTCCGGAACGCACGGTGTTCCACTGCTATTCCGGTGACGCGGAAATGGCGGAGATCTGCGCGGCCAAGGGATATTTCATGTCCTTCGCCGGCAACGTGACCTTCAAGAACGCGCAGCCTTTGCGCGACGCGCTCGCCGTCGCCCCCGCGGAACTGGTGCTGGTGGAGACCGACGCGCCGTTCCTGACCCCCGCGCCCTACCGGGGCCGCCCGAACGCGCCGTACCTGATCCCGGTGACCCTGCGGGCGATGGCCGAGGTCCGGGGCGTCCACGAGGACACCCTGGCGGCGGCGATCGCGGCCAACACCGCGCGCGCGTTCGGGTACTGA
- a CDS encoding resuscitation-promoting factor, with the protein MSRAQGSHRTTGASGAHGANGAWGSGYGVPYDGGDGVPRGGGHPDGPYGGRADAPYDGVRAGGPGGGGHAPTVVDVRLADTVLAPLVAVPGPPAAVAAPRPPAAVPPPTVVDARLAQASAPTLPYVDLKGTGLTGPALPRQGGAPATVTGGRAEARRAARRRRAAPNSDSLRRLVPRALVVAFLAGGTAAFVGADKSVRLTVDGEPRTLHTFADDVGELLDDEGVRVGPHDIVAPGADAGLGNGDEVVVRYGRPLVLTLDGRRRTVWTTAHTVDGALRQLGVRAAGAYLSVSRSAAIGRTGLTVDMRTERSVTFMADGREHTLRTTAPTVREALADAGIVLRGRDTTSVPQESFPRDGQTITVMRITDGRRTSDEAVPHAVERTADATLFAGTEVVERQGVPGIRRVTWGLRTVNGVRQKPRRLHDEIVREPVTERIRVGTRRPPDSVAGADGLDWGALARCESGGRPGAVDPSGTYGGLYQFDAGTWRSLGGSGRPEDAPAAEQTYRAKKLYVQRGASPWPHCGRRL; encoded by the coding sequence GTGAGCAGAGCGCAGGGCAGTCACCGCACCACCGGCGCGAGCGGTGCGCACGGGGCGAACGGGGCGTGGGGCAGCGGGTACGGCGTCCCGTACGACGGCGGTGACGGCGTCCCCCGGGGCGGCGGCCACCCGGACGGGCCGTACGGCGGCCGCGCGGACGCGCCGTACGACGGGGTGCGCGCGGGCGGGCCGGGCGGCGGGGGCCATGCGCCGACCGTCGTGGACGTCCGCCTCGCCGACACCGTCCTCGCGCCGCTCGTCGCCGTCCCCGGACCTCCCGCCGCCGTCGCCGCGCCCCGCCCCCCGGCCGCCGTACCGCCGCCGACCGTGGTCGACGCCCGGCTCGCGCAGGCCAGTGCGCCGACCCTGCCGTACGTCGACCTCAAGGGCACCGGTCTCACGGGGCCGGCCCTGCCCCGGCAGGGCGGCGCACCGGCCACCGTCACCGGCGGGCGCGCCGAGGCGCGCAGGGCCGCACGACGGCGCCGGGCGGCGCCGAACTCCGACAGCCTGCGCCGGCTCGTCCCGCGCGCCCTGGTCGTGGCCTTCCTCGCCGGCGGGACCGCCGCGTTCGTCGGCGCCGACAAGTCGGTGCGCCTCACCGTCGACGGCGAGCCCCGCACCCTGCACACCTTCGCCGACGACGTCGGCGAACTCCTCGACGACGAGGGGGTGCGGGTCGGCCCCCACGACATCGTCGCCCCCGGCGCGGACGCCGGACTCGGCAACGGCGACGAGGTGGTCGTCCGCTACGGACGCCCCCTCGTGCTGACCCTCGACGGCCGCCGCCGCACCGTGTGGACGACCGCGCACACCGTCGACGGGGCGCTGCGGCAGCTCGGCGTCCGGGCGGCGGGCGCGTATCTGTCGGTCTCGCGCTCGGCCGCGATCGGCCGCACCGGACTGACCGTGGACATGCGCACCGAGCGCTCGGTGACCTTCATGGCCGACGGCCGCGAGCACACCCTGCGCACCACCGCGCCCACCGTGCGCGAGGCCCTCGCCGACGCGGGCATCGTGCTGCGCGGCCGGGACACCACGTCCGTGCCGCAGGAGAGCTTCCCCCGCGACGGCCAGACGATCACCGTCATGCGCATCACCGACGGGCGCCGGACCAGCGACGAAGCCGTCCCGCACGCGGTCGAGCGGACCGCGGACGCGACGCTGTTCGCCGGCACCGAGGTCGTCGAGCGGCAGGGCGTGCCGGGGATCCGCCGGGTCACCTGGGGGTTGCGCACCGTCAACGGGGTGCGCCAGAAACCCCGCAGGCTCCACGACGAGATCGTGCGCGAGCCGGTCACCGAGCGGATCAGGGTCGGCACCCGCCGGCCGCCCGACTCGGTCGCCGGCGCCGACGGGCTGGACTGGGGCGCCCTCGCCCGCTGCGAGTCCGGCGGCCGGCCGGGCGCCGTCGACCCGTCCGGGACCTACGGCGGGCTGTACCAGTTCGACGCCGGGACCTGGCGCTCACTGGGCGGCAGCGGCCGCCCCGAGGACGCGCCCGCGGCGGAGCAGACCTACCGGGCGAAGAAGCTCTACGTGCAACGGGGGGCGAGTCCGTGGCCCCACTGCGGCCGTAGGCTGTAG
- the rsmA gene encoding 16S rRNA (adenine(1518)-N(6)/adenine(1519)-N(6))-dimethyltransferase RsmA produces MSTTDPDALLGPADIRELAAALGVRPTKQRGQNFVIDANTVRRIVRTAAVAPDDVVVEVGPGLGSLTLALLEAADRVVAVEIDDVLAAALPATVEARLPERAARFSLVHSDAMHVQELPGPAPTALVANLPYNVAVPVLLHMLDRFPTIERTLVMVQAEVADRLAAVPGNKVYGVPSVKANWYAEVKRAGSIGRNVFWPAPNVDSGLVSLVRRTSPVETTATKAEVFAVVDAAFAQRRKTLRAALAGWAGSPAAAEAALVEAGVSPQARGESLTVEQFARIAEARQ; encoded by the coding sequence GTGAGCACCACTGATCCCGACGCACTCCTCGGCCCCGCCGACATCCGCGAACTGGCCGCCGCGCTCGGCGTACGCCCCACCAAGCAGCGCGGCCAGAACTTCGTCATCGACGCCAACACCGTCCGCCGGATCGTGCGCACGGCCGCCGTCGCGCCCGACGACGTGGTCGTCGAGGTGGGCCCCGGACTCGGCTCGCTGACCCTGGCGCTGCTGGAGGCCGCGGACCGGGTCGTCGCCGTCGAGATCGACGACGTGCTCGCCGCCGCCCTGCCCGCCACCGTCGAGGCACGCCTGCCGGAGCGGGCCGCGCGCTTCTCGCTCGTGCACTCCGACGCCATGCACGTCCAGGAGCTGCCCGGCCCGGCGCCGACCGCGCTGGTCGCGAACCTGCCGTACAACGTGGCGGTCCCGGTCCTGCTGCACATGCTGGACCGCTTCCCGACGATCGAGCGCACCCTGGTGATGGTGCAGGCCGAGGTCGCCGACCGCCTCGCCGCCGTCCCGGGCAACAAGGTCTACGGCGTGCCGTCCGTGAAGGCCAACTGGTACGCGGAGGTCAAGCGGGCCGGATCCATCGGGCGCAACGTCTTCTGGCCCGCGCCCAACGTCGACTCCGGCCTGGTCTCCCTGGTGCGCCGCACGTCCCCGGTCGAGACGACCGCGACGAAGGCGGAGGTCTTCGCCGTCGTCGACGCCGCGTTCGCGCAGCGGCGCAAGACCCTGCGGGCCGCGCTGGCCGGCTGGGCGGGCTCGCCGGCGGCCGCGGAGGCGGCACTCGTCGAGGCCGGGGTGTCGCCGCAGGCACGCGGGGAGTCCCTGACGGTGGAGCAGTTCGCGCGGATCGCGGAGGCACGGCAGTGA
- a CDS encoding 4-(cytidine 5'-diphospho)-2-C-methyl-D-erythritol kinase produces the protein MSVTVRVPAKVNVQLAVGGARPDGYHDLANVFLAVGLYDEVTVERADSLTVTCDGPDAGQVPLDRTNLAARAAGLLAARHGIAPDVHIHIAKDIPVAGGMAGGSADGAGALLACDALWGLGSSRAELLDICAELGSDVPFSLVGGAALGTGRGEHLTELAVGGTFHWVFAMADGGLSTPVVFGEFDRLNEGAAVPEPVASPGLLEALRTGDTAALAGALVNDLQPAALSLRPSLGATLDAGTGAGALAALVSGSGPTTAFLTKDEESARGVAAALLASGTCRAARVAQGPAAGARVVSRG, from the coding sequence GTGAGCGTGACGGTCCGGGTACCGGCCAAGGTCAACGTCCAGCTCGCGGTCGGCGGCGCCCGCCCCGACGGCTACCACGACCTCGCCAACGTCTTCCTCGCGGTCGGGCTGTACGACGAGGTGACCGTGGAGCGCGCGGACTCGCTCACCGTCACCTGCGACGGGCCGGACGCCGGCCAGGTGCCCCTGGACCGCACCAACCTCGCCGCCCGCGCCGCCGGACTCCTCGCCGCGCGCCACGGCATCGCGCCCGACGTGCACATCCACATCGCCAAGGACATCCCCGTCGCCGGGGGCATGGCGGGCGGCTCCGCCGACGGCGCGGGCGCGCTGCTGGCCTGCGACGCGCTGTGGGGACTGGGCTCCTCGCGCGCCGAACTGCTCGACATCTGCGCGGAACTCGGGTCCGACGTGCCGTTCAGCCTGGTCGGCGGGGCGGCGCTCGGCACCGGCCGCGGTGAGCACCTCACGGAGCTGGCGGTGGGCGGCACCTTCCACTGGGTCTTCGCGATGGCGGACGGCGGGCTGTCGACGCCGGTCGTCTTCGGCGAGTTCGACCGGCTGAACGAGGGCGCGGCCGTGCCGGAGCCCGTCGCCTCCCCCGGACTGCTGGAGGCGCTGCGCACCGGTGACACGGCGGCGCTGGCCGGGGCGCTCGTCAACGACCTCCAGCCCGCGGCGCTCTCGCTGCGGCCGTCGCTGGGCGCGACGCTCGACGCGGGGACGGGCGCGGGGGCGCTCGCCGCGCTCGTCTCGGGCTCCGGCCCGACGACGGCCTTCCTGACGAAGGACGAGGAGTCGGCGCGGGGGGTCGCCGCGGCGCTCCTCGCCTCCGGGACGTGCCGGGCGGCGCGGGTGGCCCAGGGGCCGGCGGCGGGGGCGAGGGTGGTTTCCCGGGGGTAG
- a CDS encoding acyltransferase family protein, which produces MASTVRALAERTPENRDRYVDLLRVASLATVVAGHWLMAAVTEDGVGNLLAVVPGLQVLTWALQVMPVFFFVGGFSHALSYRSLGRRHPEGAVYSAFLRGRLQRLLRPTMAFVLVWGALALVVQLLGGGGGMTGVALRLVTQPLWFIGIYLAMVAFTPPLLRLHERWGWGAFGVLAGGAVLVDVLRFAFGVPFVEFLNFAFVWLAVHQLGFLRADGRIRMPGLLAGAGLAGAAALVAFGPYPLSMVGMPGEKISNMAPPTLALLCHGLWLVGAVELLRGPGGRLVARAGVWRAVVAANGIAMTAFLWHLTAMLGVYGAMAAAGITLPEPASAAWWAQTPPRIAAAAAVTALLVAVFRRFERPGGRPVAPPPGTGPIAAVGITLCLFGVLGLSMVGFGGLLEGRTALLIAVHVSAPAAVVMALGGWLLVERAGRAGRPLAALPGGGGPA; this is translated from the coding sequence ATGGCATCGACTGTGCGGGCGCTCGCCGAGCGCACCCCCGAGAATCGTGACCGGTACGTCGACCTGTTGCGGGTCGCCTCGCTGGCGACCGTGGTCGCAGGGCACTGGCTGATGGCGGCCGTGACCGAGGACGGCGTGGGGAACCTGCTGGCCGTCGTGCCCGGGTTGCAGGTGCTGACCTGGGCGCTCCAGGTGATGCCGGTGTTCTTCTTCGTGGGCGGGTTCTCGCACGCCCTCTCCTACCGCTCGCTCGGGCGCCGGCATCCGGAGGGGGCCGTGTACTCGGCGTTCCTGCGGGGGCGCTTGCAGCGGCTGCTGCGGCCGACGATGGCCTTCGTGCTGGTCTGGGGGGCGCTGGCGCTCGTCGTGCAACTGCTCGGCGGGGGCGGCGGGATGACCGGGGTGGCGCTGCGGCTGGTGACGCAGCCGCTGTGGTTCATCGGGATCTACCTCGCGATGGTGGCGTTCACCCCGCCGCTGCTGCGGCTGCACGAGCGCTGGGGGTGGGGCGCGTTCGGCGTGCTCGCCGGGGGCGCGGTCCTCGTGGACGTGCTGCGGTTCGCGTTCGGGGTGCCGTTCGTGGAGTTCCTGAACTTCGCGTTCGTCTGGCTCGCCGTCCACCAGCTCGGCTTCCTGCGGGCCGACGGCCGGATCAGGATGCCCGGGCTGCTCGCGGGGGCCGGTCTCGCCGGGGCGGCGGCGCTGGTGGCGTTCGGGCCGTATCCGCTGTCCATGGTGGGCATGCCCGGCGAGAAGATCTCCAACATGGCGCCGCCGACGCTCGCGCTGCTCTGCCACGGGCTGTGGCTCGTCGGCGCGGTCGAGCTGCTCCGGGGGCCCGGTGGCCGGCTGGTGGCGCGGGCCGGGGTGTGGCGGGCGGTCGTCGCCGCCAACGGCATCGCGATGACGGCGTTCCTGTGGCACCTGACGGCGATGCTCGGGGTGTACGGGGCGATGGCGGCAGCCGGGATCACGCTGCCGGAGCCCGCTTCCGCGGCCTGGTGGGCGCAGACGCCGCCGAGGATCGCCGCGGCCGCCGCGGTGACCGCGCTCCTGGTCGCCGTCTTCCGCAGGTTCGAGCGGCCGGGCGGGCGGCCCGTCGCGCCGCCGCCGGGCACCGGCCCGATCGCGGCCGTGGGGATCACCCTCTGCCTGTTCGGCGTCCTCGGCCTGTCCATGGTCGGCTTCGGCGGGCTGCTGGAGGGCCGGACGGCCCTGCTGATCGCGGTGCACGTCAGCGCGCCGGCCGCCGTCGTGATGGCGCTGGGCGGATGGCTGCTGGTGGAGCGGGCGGGACGGGCCGGACGGCCGCTCGCCGCACTGCCCGGCGGGGGCGGGCCCGCCTGA